One window from the genome of Xenorhabdus bovienii SS-2004 encodes:
- a CDS encoding succinate dehydrogenase iron-sulfur subunit has protein sequence MKLEFSIYRYNPDVDNAPRMQDYTLEAEEGRDMMLLDALIQLKEQDPTLSFRRSCREGVCGSDGVNMNGKNGLACVTPVSVLRRGNKKIVIRPLPGLPVVRDLVVDMSQFYTQYEKIRPYLINDGKNPPAREHLQSPEQREKLDGLYECILCACCSTSCPSFWWNPDKFIGPAGLLAAYRFLIDSRDTETASRLDGLNDAFSVFRCHSIMNCVSVCPKGLNPTKAIGHIKSMLLKHSA, from the coding sequence ATGAAACTTGAATTTTCGATTTATCGTTATAATCCGGATGTAGATAACGCACCCCGTATGCAGGATTACACGCTGGAAGCCGAGGAAGGGCGTGACATGATGCTGCTGGATGCGCTTATCCAGTTAAAAGAGCAGGACCCGACCTTATCATTCCGCCGTTCTTGCCGTGAAGGTGTTTGTGGCTCTGACGGTGTGAACATGAATGGTAAGAATGGTCTGGCTTGTGTTACTCCCGTTTCGGTACTGCGCCGGGGTAATAAGAAGATTGTCATTCGGCCGTTGCCTGGTTTGCCTGTTGTTCGTGATCTGGTTGTTGATATGAGCCAGTTCTACACGCAATATGAGAAAATCCGTCCTTATTTGATTAACGATGGTAAAAACCCACCAGCGCGCGAACATCTACAATCACCGGAACAGCGTGAAAAACTGGATGGCCTCTATGAATGTATCCTGTGTGCCTGTTGCTCGACGTCTTGTCCATCGTTCTGGTGGAACCCAGATAAGTTTATTGGGCCGGCAGGTCTTTTGGCTGCGTACCGTTTCCTGATTGACAGTCGTGATACTGAAACGGCTTCACGATTGGATGGACTGAATGATGCGTTCAGCGTTTTCCGCTGTCATAGCATCATGAACTGTGTCAGCGTCTGTCCTAAAGGGTTGAACCCGACAAAAGCGATTGGTCATATTAAGTCGATGCTGCTGAAACACAGCGCATAA
- the sdhA gene encoding succinate dehydrogenase flavoprotein subunit, whose product MKLPVREFDAVVIGAGGAGMRAALQISQMGLSCALISKVFPTRSHTVSAQGGITVALGNTHEDNWEWHMYDTVKGSDYIGDQDAIEYMCKTGPEAILELEHMGLPFSRLDNGRIYQRPFGGQSKNFGGEQAARTAAAADRTGHALLHTLYQQNLKNNTTVFSEWYSLDLVKNQDGAIVGCTAICIETGEIVYFKSKATILATGGAGRIYQSTTNAHINTGDGVGMALRAGVPVQDMEMWQFHPTGIAGAGVLVTEGCRGEGGYLLNKDGERFMERYAPNAKDLAGRDVVARSIMIEIREGRGCEGPWGPHAKLKLDHLGKDVLETRLPGILELSRTFAHVDPVKEPIPVIPTCHYMMGGIPTKITGQALTVNEKGEDVIIPGLFAVGEIACVSVHGANRLGGNSLLDLVVFGRSAGLHLKECLMEQGTSRDASESDVDAALQRLNRWNNTRSGEDPVEIRKALQACMQNNFSVFREGDAMAKGLEELKVIRERLQNARLDDTSSEFNTQRIECLELDNLMETAYSTAVSANYRTESRGAHSRFDYPERDDANWLCHSLYLPRTESMTRREVNMQPTLREAFPPKVRSY is encoded by the coding sequence ATGAAATTGCCAGTAAGAGAGTTTGACGCGGTTGTTATTGGTGCGGGTGGCGCAGGTATGCGTGCTGCACTGCAAATTTCACAAATGGGTTTATCTTGTGCCTTGATCTCCAAGGTATTCCCAACCCGTTCACATACCGTTTCAGCACAGGGCGGAATTACGGTTGCTCTGGGCAATACCCATGAGGATAACTGGGAATGGCATATGTATGACACGGTGAAAGGCTCCGATTATATCGGTGACCAGGATGCCATTGAGTACATGTGTAAAACTGGCCCTGAAGCCATTCTGGAATTGGAACACATGGGGCTGCCATTTTCCCGTCTGGATAATGGTCGTATTTATCAACGTCCATTTGGTGGGCAATCCAAGAATTTTGGTGGCGAGCAGGCTGCCCGCACTGCTGCTGCTGCTGACCGTACGGGTCACGCTTTGTTACACACTCTGTATCAGCAAAACCTGAAAAATAACACGACGGTTTTCTCTGAATGGTATTCACTGGATCTCGTCAAAAATCAGGATGGTGCTATCGTTGGTTGTACTGCCATCTGTATTGAAACGGGCGAAATCGTCTATTTCAAATCCAAGGCAACCATTCTGGCAACTGGTGGCGCTGGTCGTATTTACCAATCCACAACCAATGCTCATATCAATACTGGTGATGGTGTTGGTATGGCGCTGCGTGCCGGCGTTCCTGTACAAGATATGGAAATGTGGCAATTCCACCCAACGGGTATTGCGGGTGCCGGCGTTCTGGTAACAGAGGGCTGCCGTGGTGAAGGTGGTTATCTGCTGAATAAAGATGGTGAACGCTTCATGGAGCGTTACGCACCCAATGCTAAAGATCTGGCAGGTCGTGATGTGGTTGCACGTTCCATCATGATCGAAATCCGTGAAGGCCGTGGCTGTGAAGGTCCTTGGGGACCTCATGCGAAACTGAAACTGGATCATCTGGGGAAAGACGTATTGGAAACCCGTCTGCCGGGCATTCTTGAATTATCCCGTACCTTTGCTCACGTTGATCCGGTGAAAGAGCCGATCCCGGTTATTCCAACCTGTCACTATATGATGGGAGGGATTCCAACCAAGATCACGGGTCAAGCGCTGACTGTCAACGAAAAAGGTGAAGATGTCATCATTCCAGGCTTGTTCGCTGTAGGTGAAATTGCCTGTGTATCTGTCCACGGAGCAAACCGTCTGGGGGGTAACTCATTGCTCGACCTGGTGGTATTCGGCCGTTCTGCTGGCTTGCACCTGAAAGAGTGCCTGATGGAGCAGGGAACCAGCCGTGACGCCAGTGAGTCTGATGTTGATGCAGCACTACAACGCCTGAACCGCTGGAATAATACCCGTTCTGGTGAAGATCCGGTTGAAATCCGTAAGGCACTGCAAGCGTGCATGCAAAACAACTTCTCGGTCTTCCGTGAAGGTGATGCGATGGCAAAAGGGCTGGAAGAGCTGAAAGTGATTCGTGAACGTCTGCAAAATGCCCGTCTGGATGATACTTCATCAGAATTCAATACCCAGCGCATCGAATGTCTGGAACTGGACAACCTGATGGAAACCGCATACTCGACCGCAGTGTCTGCGAATTATCGTACAGAAAGCCGTGGTGCTCACAGTCGTTTTGACTACCCAGAGCGTGACGATGCGAACTGGCTGTGCCATAGCTTGTATTTACCGCGAACTGAGAGCATGACTCGGCGTGAAGTAAACATGCAGCCTACGCTGCGTGAAGCTTTCCCGCCGAAAGTGCGTTCTTACTAA
- the sdhC gene encoding succinate dehydrogenase cytochrome b556 subunit — MGKIVKKQRPVNLDLRTINQPVSAITSILHRISGVITFIAVGILLWLLGMSLSSQEGFLQASEIMTGFFAKFILWGILTALAYHICGGIRHVLMDFGFLEENLATGSASAKVAIVIAVILSILAGVLLW, encoded by the coding sequence GTGGGCAAAATTGTGAAAAAACAAAGACCTGTCAACCTCGATCTGCGGACGATTAACCAACCCGTCTCCGCGATAACTTCGATCTTGCACCGTATCTCAGGCGTCATCACCTTTATTGCAGTCGGCATTCTGCTGTGGTTGCTGGGGATGTCACTGTCTTCGCAAGAGGGCTTCCTGCAAGCATCTGAAATCATGACTGGCTTCTTCGCTAAATTTATCCTGTGGGGGATATTGACGGCGTTGGCTTACCATATTTGTGGTGGTATTCGCCATGTATTGATGGATTTTGGTTTCTTGGAAGAAAACCTCGCTACCGGTAGTGCTTCTGCCAAAGTAGCAATAGTAATCGCGGTTATTCTGTCTATTCTGGCTGGGGTATTATTATGGTAA
- the sdhD gene encoding succinate dehydrogenase membrane anchor subunit: MVSNASALGRTGIQDWLLLRASAIVIVLYVLYLVGFVATTSDITYEVWRSFFSSSLTKVFTVLALLSILVHAWIGMWQVLTDYVKPLALRLVLQLVIIVALLVYLIYGTIVVWGA, encoded by the coding sequence ATGGTAAGCAACGCATCCGCATTGGGTCGCACGGGTATTCAGGACTGGCTGCTGCTGCGTGCATCTGCAATCGTTATTGTTTTATACGTCCTTTACCTTGTTGGTTTTGTAGCAACAACGTCAGACATCACCTATGAAGTCTGGCGCAGTTTCTTCTCTTCATCTCTCACTAAAGTGTTCACCGTGCTGGCTCTGCTTTCTATCCTGGTTCACGCATGGATAGGGATGTGGCAGGTGCTGACGGATTATGTCAAGCCACTCGCACTGCGTTTAGTGCTGCAACTGGTCATTATTGTTGCGTTGTTGGTTTATTTGATTTACGGAACAATTGTTGTGTGGGGTGCATAA
- a CDS encoding Bcr/CflA family efflux MFS transporter, with amino-acid sequence MHTRPSLWLAITLMMFPQIVETIYSPALTNIASGFSVNATQASQTLSFYFFAFAIGIVVWGRMCDVIGRRPTIIAGLLLYGAASLLALLTEHFWLLLATRMLSAFGASVGSVGTQTIMRDTYRSEELSRVFSIMGIALAVSPAIGMISGSILNHFGGYKAVFAGLAILAVILMSWSVIRLPETRPVNVPKIALFGTAVTMFKDISIWRNAFLIAFFNICLFSYYQLAPFRFQQFGLSQAQFGYTGLLFTFGVGLGSLLNKHLLKKQWLSAKLISLAAMIVFLSGIGVYLLENSWLFIFPMLGIVTAYGLAIPNILASALNNYADRLGTAGALLGLLYYLLLGGGLALAGWSQALGSILICCGVSTVLLTRKW; translated from the coding sequence ATGCACACCAGACCATCACTTTGGCTCGCTATCACTTTAATGATGTTTCCACAGATCGTGGAAACCATTTATAGCCCTGCACTAACCAATATTGCCAGTGGATTTTCTGTCAATGCAACACAGGCCTCCCAAACCCTGTCATTCTATTTCTTTGCTTTTGCCATCGGTATTGTCGTATGGGGTCGCATGTGTGATGTTATTGGCAGGCGTCCTACCATCATTGCAGGATTATTACTCTACGGTGCAGCTTCCTTGCTGGCACTGCTAACCGAACACTTCTGGCTATTACTGGCTACCAGAATGTTATCCGCTTTCGGTGCATCTGTCGGTTCTGTCGGTACGCAAACTATTATGCGTGATACTTACCGCAGCGAAGAATTGTCGCGTGTTTTTTCCATCATGGGGATCGCCTTGGCCGTCAGCCCTGCGATTGGCATGATCAGCGGCTCTATACTAAATCATTTTGGGGGTTATAAAGCGGTATTTGCCGGGCTGGCCATTCTGGCTGTTATCCTGATGAGCTGGTCTGTTATTCGCTTACCGGAAACCCGGCCAGTAAATGTGCCAAAAATTGCCCTATTTGGCACCGCCGTCACCATGTTCAAAGATATTTCGATTTGGCGAAATGCGTTTCTCATCGCATTTTTCAATATTTGTCTGTTCAGCTATTACCAGTTAGCTCCCTTTCGCTTTCAACAATTCGGACTATCACAGGCACAGTTCGGTTATACCGGCCTGCTATTCACTTTCGGCGTTGGGCTAGGTTCACTACTGAACAAGCATCTGTTAAAAAAACAGTGGCTATCGGCAAAATTAATTTCTCTTGCCGCGATGATTGTTTTTCTGAGCGGGATCGGCGTTTACCTGCTCGAAAATAGCTGGCTATTTATCTTTCCCATGCTGGGCATTGTTACCGCTTACGGCCTTGCCATTCCCAATATTTTAGCATCGGCGCTGAACAACTATGCCGATCGGCTGGGTACAGCAGGCGCCTTACTGGGGCTATTGTATTATCTCTTGCTGGGCGGCGGTTTGGCGCTGGCTGGCTGGAGCCAGGCATTGGGCAGCATACTGATCTGCTGTGGCGTATCAACCGTGCTTTTAACAAGAAAATGGTGA
- a CDS encoding YbfA family protein — MSTYREYSWHQVLLRRTGAVTLGVIALPVMLFRQDRARFYSYLRKVWIKTSDKPVWLESSEMAAGIRNR, encoded by the coding sequence ATGTCTACATATCGTGAATATTCTTGGCATCAGGTTCTCTTGCGGCGTACTGGCGCTGTAACATTGGGCGTCATTGCACTTCCTGTTATGCTATTTCGTCAGGATCGTGCCCGTTTTTACAGCTATCTGCGTAAGGTATGGATAAAAACCAGCGATAAACCCGTATGGCTGGAGAGTTCGGAAATGGCCGCAGGTATTCGAAACCGCTAA
- the kdpF gene encoding K(+)-transporting ATPase subunit F yields MNTFIIIGVFLVVSLLFYLIYALLNAEDF; encoded by the coding sequence ATGAATACATTCATAATCATCGGCGTATTTCTGGTAGTGTCATTACTGTTCTATCTGATTTACGCGTTATTGAATGCGGAGGATTTTTAA
- a CDS encoding type 2 GTP cyclohydrolase I, producing the protein MNNVELEHVLNTELNVREFQDYAPNGLQVEGRPHVQRIITGVTACQALLDEAVRLKADAVIVHHGYFWKNESPVIRGMKRRRLQTLLSNDINLYGYHLPLDAHPTLGNNVQLARQMGVKIIGQIDPLLPHGAFDQPITPTELTERLEKRLERKVLHCGDNAPEEIRTLAWCTGGGQSFIEQAAEFGVDAFVTGEVSEKTIHVAREMGLHFYAAGHHATERYGIKVLGEWLANHYGLDVTFVDIPNPA; encoded by the coding sequence ATGAACAATGTTGAATTGGAACATGTGCTTAATACGGAACTGAATGTTCGTGAATTTCAGGATTATGCCCCCAATGGTTTACAGGTGGAAGGCCGTCCCCATGTTCAGCGGATTATTACCGGTGTGACAGCATGTCAGGCTCTGTTGGATGAGGCGGTTCGTCTTAAAGCTGATGCGGTCATCGTTCATCATGGATATTTTTGGAAAAACGAATCACCTGTTATCCGTGGCATGAAACGCCGTCGTCTACAAACACTGCTCAGCAATGATATCAACCTGTATGGTTATCATCTTCCTTTGGATGCTCATCCTACATTGGGTAACAATGTTCAGTTGGCGCGTCAGATGGGGGTAAAAATCATCGGGCAGATTGACCCCTTGCTTCCTCATGGCGCATTTGACCAACCGATTACCCCCACAGAATTGACTGAGCGGCTTGAAAAAAGATTAGAACGCAAAGTACTGCATTGTGGCGATAATGCACCGGAAGAAATTCGTACATTGGCATGGTGTACGGGAGGTGGACAGAGTTTTATTGAGCAGGCGGCTGAGTTTGGTGTCGATGCTTTCGTGACGGGGGAAGTGTCAGAGAAAACCATCCATGTTGCCCGTGAGATGGGGCTACATTTTTATGCGGCAGGGCATCACGCAACAGAGCGTTATGGTATCAAAGTACTCGGTGAATGGCTGGCAAATCATTATGGGTTGGATGTCACTTTTGTTGATATTCCTAATCCAGCTTGA
- the sucA gene encoding 2-oxoglutarate dehydrogenase E1 component: MQNGAMKDWLDSSFLAGANQSYIEQIYEDYITDPNSVDASWREIFQQLPDIGLSGEQLHSQTRDYFRRLAKDATRYHTSVSDPAMDAKQVKVLQLINAFRFRGHQSANLDPLGLWKQEPVPDLDPAFHNLTKADFEETFNVGSFAIGKETLKLADLYDALKRIYCGSIGAEYMHITNTEEKRWIQQRLESIAVGSQFSADEKHRFLAELTAAEGLERYLGAKFPGAKRFSLEGGDALIPMLKELIRHAGKQGTREVVLGMAHRGRLNVLVNLFGKKPADLFDEFAGKHKEHLGTGDVKYHQGFSSDFETEGGLVHLALAFNPSHLEIVSPVVIGSVRARRDRLDEGRSNMVLPVTIHGDAAVIGQGIVQETLNMSQARGYEVGGTVRIVINNQIGFTTSNPKDARSTQYCTDIVKMVQAPIFHVNADDPEAVAFVTRLALDFRNTFKRDVMIDLVCYRRHGHNEADEPSATQPLMYQKIKKQPTPRKIYADKLIAEGLLAANDVTEMANLYRDALDHGECVVNEWRPMGLHSFTWEPYLNHEWDEDYPHKVDMKRLQDLGKRISTIPAEVEMHSRVAKIYGDREEMANGNKLFDWGGAETLAYATLVDEGIPVRLSGEDAGRGTFFHRHAVIHNQPNAAVYVPLENVHSSQGVFNVWDSVLSEEAVLAFEYGYATTEPRALTIWEAQFGDFANVAQVVIDQFISSGEQKWGRMCGLVMLLPHGYEGQGPEHSSARLERYLQLCAEQNMQVCVPSTPAQVYHMLRRQALRGMRRPLIVMTPKSLLRHPLAVSSLDELANGKFEPVIGEIDALDPKGVKRVVLCSGKVYYDLLDQRRKNEQADVAIVRVEQLYPFPRQNLQSLLEQYAHVHDFVWCQEEPLNQGAWYCSQHNFREVIPFGASLRYAGRPASASPAVGYTSVHQQQQQALVNDALNVE; encoded by the coding sequence ATGCAGAACGGCGCAATGAAGGACTGGCTGGACTCGAGCTTTCTGGCTGGTGCAAACCAGTCTTACATAGAGCAAATCTATGAAGACTATATAACCGATCCTAACTCCGTTGATGCAAGTTGGAGAGAAATATTCCAACAATTACCGGATATAGGGCTTAGCGGGGAACAACTTCACTCACAGACGCGCGATTACTTCCGTCGTCTGGCAAAAGATGCCACGCGTTATCACACTTCAGTCAGCGATCCAGCAATGGATGCAAAACAAGTTAAAGTTTTGCAGCTCATTAACGCATTCCGCTTCCGCGGCCATCAAAGTGCGAATCTTGACCCATTGGGATTATGGAAACAGGAACCTGTACCCGATCTCGATCCTGCTTTCCATAATTTAACAAAAGCGGATTTTGAAGAAACGTTCAATGTTGGCTCGTTTGCCATTGGCAAAGAAACACTGAAACTGGCTGATCTATATGACGCCCTGAAACGCATTTACTGTGGTTCAATTGGTGCGGAATATATGCATATCACCAATACGGAAGAAAAACGCTGGATTCAGCAGCGTCTGGAATCCATTGCGGTAGGTTCACAGTTCAGTGCGGATGAAAAACATCGTTTCTTGGCGGAACTGACAGCAGCGGAAGGGTTAGAACGCTATTTGGGGGCTAAGTTCCCGGGGGCGAAACGTTTTTCCCTTGAAGGTGGTGATGCGCTTATCCCAATGCTGAAAGAACTGATCCGCCATGCGGGAAAACAGGGTACCCGTGAAGTTGTGCTGGGAATGGCTCATCGTGGCCGCCTCAACGTTCTGGTCAATCTCTTTGGTAAAAAACCAGCTGATTTGTTTGACGAATTTGCGGGTAAACATAAAGAGCATCTCGGTACAGGTGACGTAAAATACCATCAGGGCTTTTCCTCTGATTTCGAAACTGAAGGGGGATTGGTACATTTGGCGTTAGCTTTCAACCCATCTCACCTTGAAATTGTCAGCCCTGTCGTTATTGGTTCAGTGCGTGCTCGCCGTGACCGTCTTGATGAAGGCCGAAGCAACATGGTTCTGCCAGTAACCATTCATGGTGACGCTGCTGTAATAGGGCAGGGGATTGTTCAGGAAACCCTGAATATGTCTCAGGCTCGAGGCTATGAAGTTGGCGGTACTGTTCGCATCGTGATTAACAACCAGATTGGTTTCACTACCTCTAATCCGAAAGATGCCCGTTCAACGCAATATTGTACTGATATTGTGAAAATGGTGCAGGCACCGATTTTCCACGTTAACGCGGATGATCCGGAAGCCGTTGCCTTTGTTACTCGTCTGGCGCTTGATTTCCGTAATACCTTCAAACGTGATGTGATGATTGATCTGGTTTGCTACCGTCGCCACGGTCATAACGAAGCTGATGAGCCAAGTGCAACTCAGCCACTGATGTACCAGAAAATCAAAAAACAGCCGACACCACGTAAAATCTATGCAGATAAACTCATAGCAGAAGGCCTGCTGGCAGCTAACGATGTTACTGAAATGGCCAATCTGTATCGTGATGCGCTGGATCATGGTGAGTGCGTTGTGAATGAATGGCGTCCTATGGGGTTGCACTCATTTACGTGGGAGCCTTACCTGAATCACGAATGGGATGAGGACTACCCACATAAAGTGGATATGAAACGCCTGCAAGATCTCGGCAAACGTATCAGCACCATTCCTGCTGAAGTTGAAATGCATTCACGGGTTGCGAAAATTTACGGCGACCGTGAAGAAATGGCTAACGGCAATAAGCTGTTTGACTGGGGTGGTGCGGAAACATTGGCTTACGCTACTCTGGTTGATGAAGGCATCCCTGTGCGCCTATCGGGTGAAGATGCGGGTCGTGGTACATTTTTCCACCGTCATGCCGTTATCCATAATCAGCCGAATGCTGCTGTTTATGTCCCTCTGGAAAATGTTCACAGTAGTCAGGGTGTATTCAACGTATGGGATTCTGTACTGTCAGAAGAAGCAGTACTGGCGTTTGAATACGGTTATGCAACGACAGAACCTCGCGCTTTGACGATTTGGGAAGCCCAGTTCGGTGATTTCGCTAACGTTGCGCAGGTTGTGATTGACCAGTTTATCAGCTCCGGTGAACAGAAATGGGGCCGTATGTGTGGTCTGGTCATGCTGTTGCCGCACGGTTATGAAGGTCAAGGTCCAGAACACTCATCAGCACGTTTGGAGCGCTATCTGCAATTGTGTGCAGAACAGAATATGCAGGTTTGTGTACCATCAACTCCGGCTCAGGTTTATCACATGCTGCGCCGTCAGGCTCTGCGTGGTATGCGTCGTCCGCTGATTGTCATGACACCTAAATCACTGTTGCGTCATCCATTGGCGGTCTCCAGTCTGGATGAACTGGCTAACGGTAAATTCGAGCCTGTGATTGGTGAAATTGACGCCTTGGATCCAAAAGGTGTTAAACGTGTTGTGCTTTGTTCCGGTAAAGTTTATTACGATCTGTTGGATCAGCGTCGTAAGAACGAGCAGGCTGATGTTGCCATTGTGCGTGTTGAACAGCTATATCCATTCCCGCGTCAGAACTTGCAGTCTCTGCTTGAGCAGTATGCTCATGTTCATGACTTCGTCTGGTGTCAGGAAGAACCTCTGAACCAAGGTGCTTGGTATTGCAGTCAACATAATTTCCGTGAAGTGATCCCATTTGGGGCTTCTTTACGTTATGCAGGTCGTCCAGCATCTGCTTCCCCGGCAGTGGGTTATACGTCTGTTCACCAGCAGCAGCAGCAAGCGCTGGTTAATGATGCCCTGAACGTTGAATAA
- a CDS encoding AraC family transcriptional regulator codes for MAWLRQSDHFDPDGLKYSSNVSVIGIAAEMGQYDSGFHQHDMGQLLFTQQGCIKITLANQLSILPPTRVAWIPPKTLHRAEMRGSIGYRSIYLDMSGIEWISKQSEILETTPLLQAILERIAISPFDTDWRQGKGAHLLAVFFDEMREAGKEPTLLPLPSDRRLARLPFDQLPPPLQMLATHIGASEKTITRIFLRETGMNYQQWRQQWRLIKAIELLAQDKTLSYVAQELGFANDSAFVTFFRKNMGKPPREYMAGACRR; via the coding sequence ATGGCCTGGCTGCGACAAAGTGATCATTTTGATCCTGATGGTTTGAAATATAGTTCGAATGTGTCCGTGATAGGTATTGCGGCAGAGATGGGGCAGTACGATTCAGGCTTTCATCAGCATGATATGGGGCAACTGTTGTTTACTCAGCAAGGTTGTATCAAGATCACGTTGGCAAATCAGCTCTCTATCCTGCCTCCGACCAGAGTTGCATGGATACCGCCAAAGACACTGCATCGGGCGGAAATGCGTGGCTCCATAGGGTATCGCTCCATTTATCTGGATATGTCAGGGATAGAATGGATTTCGAAGCAGAGTGAAATATTGGAAACCACACCATTGCTACAGGCGATTTTAGAACGTATTGCAATATCTCCTTTTGATACTGATTGGCGTCAGGGAAAGGGAGCGCATTTATTGGCGGTCTTTTTTGATGAAATGAGAGAGGCAGGTAAAGAGCCGACTTTATTACCGTTACCTTCTGATCGACGTCTGGCGCGTTTGCCGTTTGATCAATTGCCTCCGCCATTACAAATGCTTGCCACTCATATTGGCGCCAGTGAGAAAACTATCACCCGAATATTTCTGCGTGAAACGGGCATGAATTATCAACAGTGGCGGCAGCAATGGCGGCTGATAAAAGCAATTGAGTTACTTGCTCAGGATAAAACTCTGTCTTATGTTGCACAGGAGCTGGGATTTGCTAATGATAGTGCGTTTGTGACATTTTTTCGCAAAAATATGGGAAAACCTCCGAGGGAGTATATGGCCGGTGCTTGTCGGCGATAA
- a CDS encoding citrate synthase, producing the protein MADKKATLTISGAAAIELDVLTPTLGSEVIDVRTLGSKSFYTYDPGFTSTASCESKITYIDGDEGILLHRGFPIDQLATGSNYLEVCYILLYGEPPTPEEYETFKKTVIRHTMIHEQITRLFHGFRRDSHPMAVLCGVTGALAAFYHDALDVHNPHHREITAYRLLSKMPTVAAMCYKYSIGQPFVYPRNDLSYAANFLHMMFSTPCEEYKVNPVLERAMDRIFILHADHEQNASTSTVRTAGSSGANPFACIAAGIASLWGPAHGGANEACLRMLEEIQTVKHIPEFIARAKDKNDSFRLMGFGHRVYKNYDPRATVMRETCHEVLNELGLNDSLLEVAMELERIALNDPYFIEKKLYPNVDFYSGIILKAMGIPSSMFTVIFAIARTIGWIAHWTEMHDEGLRIARPRQLYTGHTQRDFKSQLEK; encoded by the coding sequence ATGGCTGATAAAAAAGCTACGTTGACCATAAGTGGTGCAGCTGCTATCGAACTAGACGTACTAACGCCGACCCTAGGTTCTGAAGTGATTGACGTTCGTACCCTCGGCTCAAAGAGTTTCTATACCTACGATCCTGGCTTTACTTCTACGGCCTCCTGTGAATCAAAAATCACCTATATTGATGGCGACGAAGGCATTTTGCTGCACCGTGGTTTCCCGATCGATCAGCTCGCAACGGGATCAAACTATCTGGAAGTCTGTTATATCCTGCTGTATGGCGAACCACCTACGCCTGAAGAGTATGAAACATTCAAAAAAACGGTGATTCGTCATACGATGATCCACGAACAGATCACCCGTCTGTTCCACGGTTTCCGCCGTGATTCTCACCCTATGGCCGTACTTTGTGGTGTGACAGGTGCACTGGCTGCCTTCTACCATGATGCACTGGATGTCCATAACCCTCACCACCGTGAAATTACCGCTTACCGTCTGCTGTCCAAAATGCCAACCGTAGCGGCAATGTGTTACAAATATTCCATCGGGCAGCCTTTCGTTTACCCACGTAACGATCTTTCTTATGCAGCCAATTTCCTGCACATGATGTTCTCTACACCTTGTGAAGAATATAAAGTCAATCCAGTGCTAGAACGTGCCATGGATCGCATTTTCATTCTGCATGCGGATCACGAACAGAATGCTTCAACTTCAACGGTACGTACCGCAGGTTCTTCTGGTGCTAACCCATTCGCCTGTATTGCAGCGGGCATCGCATCCCTGTGGGGGCCTGCGCACGGTGGCGCAAACGAAGCCTGTCTGCGTATGCTGGAAGAAATCCAGACTGTCAAACATATTCCTGAATTTATCGCTCGTGCCAAAGATAAAAACGATTCTTTCCGCTTGATGGGCTTTGGTCATCGCGTTTATAAAAACTATGATCCACGCGCGACAGTAATGCGTGAAACCTGCCATGAAGTACTGAATGAACTTGGCCTGAATGACAGCCTGCTGGAAGTCGCGATGGAGTTGGAACGTATCGCCCTGAATGATCCGTACTTCATTGAGAAGAAACTGTACCCGAATGTCGATTTCTATTCCGGTATTATCCTGAAAGCAATGGGTATCCCATCCTCCATGTTTACCGTGATTTTCGCCATTGCCCGTACTATTGGCTGGATTGCACACTGGACTGAAATGCACGATGAAGGCTTGAGAATCGCTCGTCCACGCCAGCTTTATACTGGCCATACCCAACGTGATTTCAAAAGTCAGTTAGAGAAATAA